The DNA region TAAGCATTGGAGCAGCTTTTTTTGCCGCCCAAAGTTTATCGGCTCAAGTCGATACGACGCGGGTTCAGCAAATTGACGAAGTTGTTGTAATCGGGTATGGAACCCAGAGAAAATCAGACGTTACTTCGTCTGTAAGTACGGTGAAGGGAGATGCAATCGCCAACTTGAATACGCCAACCTTTGAAGCTCAGCTTGCAGGCCGCTCAACCGGTGTACAAGTTGTAAACAGTACCGGTGATATTGGTCGTGCGCCAACTGTAAGAATTCGAGGGGTAAACTCCATTAGTTCTGGAACTGCGCCGCTATATGTAATCGATGGTGTTCCTATGTTTTCTGGTGATACTGGAGGTGGAAATACTTATGCCAACGCATTAGGAGATATCAACCCTTCCGACATTGAGACTATGACCGTTTTGAAAGATGGTGCTGCAACTGCAATTTACGGATCTCGTGCTGCGAACGGGGTAATTTTGATTACTACCAAAAAAGGTAGAGGCGGAAGATTCTCTGTATCATACAACAATCAGTTCAGTATTGCGAATGTCGTGAAGAAAATTGATCTTCTTCATACACCTGACTTCATAACCATCTCAAACGAAAAAGCTGCAGCAGCAGGGACAGTTTGGGCAAGAGGAAATGAATTTGACACCGATTGGCAGGGAGCGGTGCTGAGAACAGGTACTCAAACCGACCATTTCCTTTCAATGACTGGAGGACTTGGTAAAGGAAACTTCTATACATCATTAGGTTACACGAATCAAGAAGGGGTTATCATGCCAAATGGAATGGAAAGACTTTCTATCCGAATGAATGCAGACCAGAAAGTAACTGATTTCTTGAAATTGACCACCAATATGTCATATTCAGAAACTGAATATAAAGGTTTGAATAACAATTACAACGCGATTTCTGGTGCGATGTTCAGTGCGATCAGACAATTGCCGAACACGCCGATTTATAACCCTGCAACACCAACCGGTTATAACATCTATACGCAAGGTACAGTAAGCCGGGTGGGTCAGTGGCAAAACCTTATTCCAATCACTAGTGATCTTACAAACATTGCATATATAGTAAGAAATAACAAATACCAGTCAAATCTTTCTCGTTTTATCGGAAGTGTTGCTGCAGACTTAAAAATCACCAGCTGGTTAGATTACAAATTGCAGGTAAGTAAAGACCGTTCAGTTACTACTGGTTTCCTATACTGGAACAGGGTACACGGAGACGGTTTCTCAAGAGGCGGTTACATTGACAATAACTATTTGAATCTTGACCGTTGGAACATCCAGAATATTGCGACGTTCAATAAATCATTCAGTGACCATAATTTCAACTTAGTTTTGGTTAATGAATACCAAAAGCAAAGATCTACCAACTTCTACGCTGATGGACAAGGATTGTCATCCGATTTCTTTGGGGATATTAACGTAATTACCGGTTCTTATGGAACTCAGTATTCAGGCGGTGGAGCAGCTGAAAACGGGTTGATTTCATACGCAGCTCGTCTAAGCTATAACTTCGCAAACAAATATTTCATTCAGGGAACGATCAGAAGAGACGGTCTTTCTAAATTACCAACGGCTAACAAATGGGGTAATTTCCCAGGAGTTTCCTTAGGATGGACGGTGTCTAACGAAAGTTTTTTGAAAGGAAATACCACATTGTCTGACCTTAAGCTTAGAGCTTCTTACGGTAAAGTCGGTAATACCGAAATTGGAAACTATGCATATTTAGGTCTATATAGCCCATTCAAATATGCAGATTATAACGGAATTGGATATTCACAAGCTGGTAACGACCAGTTGATGTGGGAAACAAGTGCCAAGAAAAATATCGGGGCTGATCTCGGTTTCATGAACAACAGGTTTACTTTAACGGCAGATTACTTCATCAATGATAACGACGGATTAATCCTAGCAGTTCCTGTGCCTGGATTCTTGGGGATTCCTGGCGGTGTTGTAAACAAGAACATTGGTAGAATGCAAAACAAAGGTTGGGAATTCAGTGCAAATGCAGACATCTTAAAAGCTGAGAAATTCTCATGGAATCTTTCAGGAAACGTTACCTTTATTAAGAATGAGGTAATGGCGCTTGTTGATGGGAAAGACATCATTCAGTCACAATTTGGTGAAACTGCTTATTTGATCAGAGAAGGCGAATCGCTTAGATCTTTATATGGTTACCAATATTGGGGAGTAAACCCAGCAAACGGTAACCCTGTGTACTACAAAGCTGATGGTTCATTGGTGCAGGCAAATATTGCAAACCAAGGATACTACCTTTTTGATCCTGCAAACCCTGGAACACTGGGAGCTCAATCTTCCCTGACAAACAACGACAGACAAATTCTTGGAAATATCTTGCCAACGTACTATGGGGCTGTTAACTCCACCTTTAAGTATGGTAACTTTGATCTAGGAATCATGGCGAGATTCAGTGGTGGTAACCACATCTTCAATGTGTCGCGAAGAGAGATGCTGAACCAGGATTTCTACAATAACGGTACTGAAATTTTGGGTAGATGGCAGAGTGCGAGCAACCCTGGAGACGGCTGGACACCAAAACTACACGGAGGTCGTGGAAACTTCATCAACCTAAATGGTGTAGTTAACTCTCGATTTGTTGAGAAAGGCGATTTCGTGAAAATTGATAACATCACATTAGGATATTCACTTCCTACTAGTATGTTGTCGTCGGTTTATCTTACAAAACTCAGAGTGTACGGAGTAGTACAAAACAGCTTCATGTTCACAAAATACAAAGGAATCGATCCTGAAATGGAAATCAATGGTATGGACTATAACGCTGTACCAAGACAGAGAACGGTTTCTTTAGGTATCAATGCAACTTTCTAAAAAAAATCATATGAAAATACTTAATATTAAAAAGAAAACTCTTTTTATTCCTTTAATGGTTGCCTTAATGGCATTGACAGGGTGTACAAGAGAAAATGTACTCGAATTACAACCTTATAACCAGATCAGTGAAGATGCAGCTTTTTCAACTAAGGAAAATATCATCCTTTCGGTGAATGGTATGTATCAAGCGGCTCAGGTTGGTATGTATAACTTTGAGAACCCTTCTCAATCGGGAAGAGGGTATCTCTTTGGAGCTGCTATTTTCCAGCAGAACGATATGCGTGGGGAAGATATGGTGAATACAGCAGCTTTCTATGCAATTACCTATACAGGAACGTGGGATCCTTCAGGTGCCCTAAATACTGTTTATTACTGGGTAGATACCTACAAGTTAATCAACCGTGCAAACCTTGTAATCGAGGGGGTAGGTAAAGCGATTCAGAATGGTGTTATCTCTCAAGCGGAAGGAAACGACTATATCGGTCAAGCATTGTTTTTCAGAGCTTTCAGCTATTATGAATTGAACAATTTCTTTTCTAGACCTTACAAGCATACTCCTGACGCATCGCATATGGGAATGCCGTATCTATTGAAACCAAGCAACACTCTAGCGTCAATTGACGAGAATTCACAGATTGGTCGTGGATCGGTTGCTTCGAACTATGCTCAGATTATTGCCGACCTTGATCAGGCGGAATCTTTGACGGCTTCCAAAACAACCAGATCTGTAAAGAATGGTATTGTGTATGCGTCTAAAGAAGCAGCTATCGCTTTGAAAACGAGAGTTTATATGACCAAAGGTGACTATGCTAAAGTGATTACTGAAGCTAACAAACTAAATGGACTTTATACATTGACAGCTGATCCAAACGGACCATTTGCGAACAATTATGGAAATACTGAAAGTATTTTCTCATTAGAGAATTCTGCAACAAACAATCCGGGGGTAAACGGAGCGTTGCCTTCACAATACAACGGTAGAGCGCTTATCGCGGTAAGCCCCATCATCTGGAATCAGCCAGGATGGTTGGCAACCGATAAAAGAAGAGGACCTAACTTGATTAGAACAGTGACTAACGCTGCATCGCAGCCACAATTCTTACTGACAAACAAGTACAAGGACACTTCGACTTTGACCGATGCGTCGCCACTTATCAGATATGCTGAGGTATTATTGAACAGAGCAGAGGCAAAAGCAAGATTGGGGGATGCTACCTATTTGGCAGATCTAAACGCTGTGAGAAACAGATCTCTTGCAAATCCTGCAACGGAGCAGTATACTGCTTTTAATACTGCTGCGGATGCTGTGAAAGCAATCCTTTTGGAAAGAAGAATCGAGTTTCTTGGCGAAGGTCAAAGATGGAACACCATTCAGCGTCTCCAACATGATGATCTCGCACCAATTGCTGGAATTCCTGCGAAGTACCGTAACGGACAAAACCCTACATGGGCTGACTATCAAATTGGAACACCTTATGTGATCAAACCAACTGATGTGCCTGCAATTCCTTATTCTGATTTCAAATTTGTTTGGCCAATTCCAACAATTGAAACCAGCTCAAATCCAGTTCTTGCTGCACAGCAGAACCCTGGTTATTAATTTAGATATCAATCAAAACGAATATCAATTAAATTTTTTACAAACCGCGTCTTCTGGCGCGGTTTGTTTTTTTATTTGGTGGGCTGGCTCCTATTGCCTCTTTTTGGGAATAATTCTTGCCGTCTTCGATCAGTTCAAATTTTACAAAATTTCCTCTGTTTTGGTAAAGATGCGCTAAAGAGTTCAAAAAAATGTTCCATATCTGCAAATTCAAGTTGCATATCTTAAAAAAAATCAACATATTTGTCGCATTAAATATTAAATAGTGTTAATATGAATGTAAAATTACGAGTTTTAAGTATGGGCGTTCTGTTTTTTGCAGGCCATACAGTGATGGCTCAAAAAGCAAAGAGAGATACAGCGACTAAAACTACTGAGATTCAGGAAGTAGTCCTGATCGGTGGTATCAAGCTGGATCCCGCACAGAAAGTGGGTTCATATAATGTGGTTTCCAAGGCGAATTTCGAATCTACTCCGTTTTCATCAGTGGATGAGGTATTGAATGGTCGTGTTGCCGGGCTCAACTTTTCATCTGCTAGTGGTGACCCAGGTTCCTCCAATATGATTACGGTGAGAGGGGTGAGTTCAATGATTGGAACACCAAACCCGCTTTATGTGATTGATGGTGTGGTAGTTGGAAAAGGATCAGATAACGCATCCATGATGGAGTCCTGGAACCCGCTTTCTTCAATTGATAACAATGCAATTGAAAGTGTTTCGGTGCTGAAAGACGCATCCGCAACTGCACTGTATGGCTCCAGAGGTGCAAACGGTGTGATTTTGATTACCACAAAGAAAGGAAGGTATAACCAGAGAAGTAGATTCGAGTTTTCTACAGAAACAGGAGTGCAAAGCCGTGCGCATGATAAAATGCAGTTGATGAACGGTGACGAATATTTGAAATATGGGGGGATTTTGATGTGGAACTCGCAAGGAACGGCTGCACTTCCAGGTGTCACTTTCAATACGCTGCAGGACGCAACTGATTATTATTTGAATAATTATATTCCGGATACGGAGCCGATTAAGCAAAGCCGTAATTTTACTAACTGGACAAAAGAAGTCAACAGATCTACTTCGATGGTAAACACGTATAACTTCGCGGCAAGCGGAGGTGGGGAGAATACTTCTTTCCGAATTGGAGGATCTTATTATCAAAACGAACCTTTGGTAAAGTCATCTTCATTTGACAGAATCAGTGTGAATACGGCGGTAGATCATAAAGCTTCTGATAAACTGAAATTTGGTCTTAATTTGAATTATTCAAATATTAAAAGAAGGACCTATTTTGGAGGTAGAGCTTCTGCTAACCCGGTTACTTCTACCATTATGCTTTCACCATGGAGATCAGTATATATCGACGGAAAATTCAACCAGGAATCGTGGCCGCTTGATGCTAATGAAATGACGAAAGGCTTTAACCCAGTATCTATTCTTCAGAACACTGGCCAAAAATCAAGTATCAACTCCATCATCGGATCTGTTAATATGGATTACCAGTTTGTGAAAAATGTTTACTTTAATTCACTTTATGGTGTTCAGGCACAATTTATGAAAGAACTGCAGTGGGGAGCAAAAGGACATCCGGTTTATATTGGAATGACGGACGATCAAGGTTTTCTTGGTGATGCGCGAACCACTATCCTCGACTGGAACTGGTCCAATACCTTAAGTTACCGTAATGTTTTCGCAGGAAGACACGACCTTCAGGCGTATTTGGGAATGGAATATCAAGACCATTATTACGATAATCTTTACGGATTTACTTTAACCATGAATGATCCAAGACCATATTTTGGTTTTGCGGACAATCAGCGTTTGTCCAACATAGATTACAGATGGAAGCAGATTTCCTATTTCTCGCGTTTGAACTATACACTCGACAGAAAATATACCCTTTCTGCACAGTTTAGAAGGGATGGTAACTCTACACTGGGAACAGAAAAATTCGGTAATTTTTGGTCAATCGGAGGTTCATGGAATGTGATGAACGAAACATTTGCACCAAAAGCTTTTTCAACATTAAACCTGCGAG from Chryseobacterium suipulveris includes:
- a CDS encoding RagB/SusD family nutrient uptake outer membrane protein: MKILNIKKKTLFIPLMVALMALTGCTRENVLELQPYNQISEDAAFSTKENIILSVNGMYQAAQVGMYNFENPSQSGRGYLFGAAIFQQNDMRGEDMVNTAAFYAITYTGTWDPSGALNTVYYWVDTYKLINRANLVIEGVGKAIQNGVISQAEGNDYIGQALFFRAFSYYELNNFFSRPYKHTPDASHMGMPYLLKPSNTLASIDENSQIGRGSVASNYAQIIADLDQAESLTASKTTRSVKNGIVYASKEAAIALKTRVYMTKGDYAKVITEANKLNGLYTLTADPNGPFANNYGNTESIFSLENSATNNPGVNGALPSQYNGRALIAVSPIIWNQPGWLATDKRRGPNLIRTVTNAASQPQFLLTNKYKDTSTLTDASPLIRYAEVLLNRAEAKARLGDATYLADLNAVRNRSLANPATEQYTAFNTAADAVKAILLERRIEFLGEGQRWNTIQRLQHDDLAPIAGIPAKYRNGQNPTWADYQIGTPYVIKPTDVPAIPYSDFKFVWPIPTIETSSNPVLAAQQNPGY
- a CDS encoding SusC/RagA family TonB-linked outer membrane protein translates to MNVKLKVLSIGAAFFAAQSLSAQVDTTRVQQIDEVVVIGYGTQRKSDVTSSVSTVKGDAIANLNTPTFEAQLAGRSTGVQVVNSTGDIGRAPTVRIRGVNSISSGTAPLYVIDGVPMFSGDTGGGNTYANALGDINPSDIETMTVLKDGAATAIYGSRAANGVILITTKKGRGGRFSVSYNNQFSIANVVKKIDLLHTPDFITISNEKAAAAGTVWARGNEFDTDWQGAVLRTGTQTDHFLSMTGGLGKGNFYTSLGYTNQEGVIMPNGMERLSIRMNADQKVTDFLKLTTNMSYSETEYKGLNNNYNAISGAMFSAIRQLPNTPIYNPATPTGYNIYTQGTVSRVGQWQNLIPITSDLTNIAYIVRNNKYQSNLSRFIGSVAADLKITSWLDYKLQVSKDRSVTTGFLYWNRVHGDGFSRGGYIDNNYLNLDRWNIQNIATFNKSFSDHNFNLVLVNEYQKQRSTNFYADGQGLSSDFFGDINVITGSYGTQYSGGGAAENGLISYAARLSYNFANKYFIQGTIRRDGLSKLPTANKWGNFPGVSLGWTVSNESFLKGNTTLSDLKLRASYGKVGNTEIGNYAYLGLYSPFKYADYNGIGYSQAGNDQLMWETSAKKNIGADLGFMNNRFTLTADYFINDNDGLILAVPVPGFLGIPGGVVNKNIGRMQNKGWEFSANADILKAEKFSWNLSGNVTFIKNEVMALVDGKDIIQSQFGETAYLIREGESLRSLYGYQYWGVNPANGNPVYYKADGSLVQANIANQGYYLFDPANPGTLGAQSSLTNNDRQILGNILPTYYGAVNSTFKYGNFDLGIMARFSGGNHIFNVSRREMLNQDFYNNGTEILGRWQSASNPGDGWTPKLHGGRGNFINLNGVVNSRFVEKGDFVKIDNITLGYSLPTSMLSSVYLTKLRVYGVVQNSFMFTKYKGIDPEMEINGMDYNAVPRQRTVSLGINATF
- a CDS encoding SusC/RagA family TonB-linked outer membrane protein, producing the protein MNVKLRVLSMGVLFFAGHTVMAQKAKRDTATKTTEIQEVVLIGGIKLDPAQKVGSYNVVSKANFESTPFSSVDEVLNGRVAGLNFSSASGDPGSSNMITVRGVSSMIGTPNPLYVIDGVVVGKGSDNASMMESWNPLSSIDNNAIESVSVLKDASATALYGSRGANGVILITTKKGRYNQRSRFEFSTETGVQSRAHDKMQLMNGDEYLKYGGILMWNSQGTAALPGVTFNTLQDATDYYLNNYIPDTEPIKQSRNFTNWTKEVNRSTSMVNTYNFAASGGGENTSFRIGGSYYQNEPLVKSSSFDRISVNTAVDHKASDKLKFGLNLNYSNIKRRTYFGGRASANPVTSTIMLSPWRSVYIDGKFNQESWPLDANEMTKGFNPVSILQNTGQKSSINSIIGSVNMDYQFVKNVYFNSLYGVQAQFMKELQWGAKGHPVYIGMTDDQGFLGDARTTILDWNWSNTLSYRNVFAGRHDLQAYLGMEYQDHYYDNLYGFTLTMNDPRPYFGFADNQRLSNIDYRWKQISYFSRLNYTLDRKYTLSAQFRRDGNSTLGTEKFGNFWSIGGSWNVMNETFAPKAFSTLNLRASYGILGNIPYADQWGLQYNAYPTLTYNSTGGWGETSGNGGIGSPGNPGLGWEEAAHLDVGADIGFFNDRLKFSMDYYDKLTSKAIFEIYPALEAGGPNSYFGNVGDIRNRGFEMVIDAIPVRTDNFRWSINANGSYGKSIVEKLNVDLVEFGGDTSDGSNELVAMAPGHLLGEYYTWLWAGVAQQDDPSKGIKAGDALWYTDGTQTDVTNVKTQAEKAWMGKNAFPTYNVGLTNEFKYKNVSLSFMLSGQFDFYVQNGVHSYTIHDGRFPNRNQITDALYDSWTDAPGAENYSQNNPKAILNNPSQSRLESSRFINKGDHIRLKEMRLAYSFGSQFKEATGLNNLTVYLRGTNLLTWVFDKDLNYDPESTSNSWSWVGKGRYWYSSPVLKTISMGIQIGF